TCTACCTTTGACATGAACCTCCTCCTGATCTCCCTTCCATTGGAATAGTTTAATTAAGAAAGTGTAGATTTTcttggttttctttgtttttttcttccatctttgtacccaaaaaatatCTAACTTCCAAAGGAAACGTGAATCAATGTATGGCTAAAGtcacacattaaaaaaaatatatatataaataaaatataatatgttaaaaataagAGCAATAAGTCAACTCTTACAATGTGTTTCTTGTTTGAGTCCTGCAATGTTATTTACTGCTTTTGATGTGATTAATTATTGAGAATGACTGAGTTTTatccaaataattttatagATGTGCTGAAGCGGCGTTACACCATCAATAAAATCATTTGAATAAaacatttttatgatttataagcttttaaagttgattttgcTCTTGCCGGTAGCAACTTCAAGTGTTGAACATGTTTTTTCAACATTGAAAATTGTTGTGAAGAGTAATTATGTAACAAAATAGGTGATCAATGTAACTTATATAGAAAGAATTGTTCTTTTAGCAATTAACTTATatagaaaacaattttcattgtaataatgtttttttttagggaatgtattatatcaaataatattatttcctattttaaacattttaatttcaCATATATCAAATGCTCCCTTAAAACTGatgtagcttttttttttttttaaggagaagaaAACGTGATGTTATTcgattattttgttatattctggactctttaatttatatttttttcgtcTCAATCATTTATGATTGTTAGCCCCAAAGGGTTGTTGGGTCAGCGCACTATATGGTCATCATAGCTGGATCATACCTTTATTAaagttatttattgaaaaaagatattttgttttttaatctaATAGCGAAATGATAATAGTTAATTCAATTTTGCACataaataaagtatttttttgaaagaagcaCATAAATAAAGgttgttttttttaggaaacatAAATAAAGGTTGTACGGTTTAAATTCTTGTCACAGTCTAACAATTTTGATCTTTTTATAAGTTCAACGATTTATAGACACTGACGAGAGCTTtattaaagttaaaataaagtgaGTTGCGATATATtgtcatatttatcaacaaccctgattaaatgtaattaatcacttatttgaattatattaacCATCAATTTTATTGTCAAAATAACAGAAATGGTGTCACAAGAGAGTAGAAACAAAAACGAGTAGACCACATGACAAATAAGTTTCACAAAACTCTGTCATATACATTACTCTTTGATCAATACACAATGACAATACAGACaaaatatatgtaaattttGAATTGTGTAATATTTAATTAGCAATATGTATATGTACAACATGGTTGTGGAGAGCCAGATAGGAgcaaatattttcatattttatatgttGCTGtcctttttaaattaataaaatcctCGTTAAGATGTCATGTGTGATTTGTTGAGTTAACAAAAAGCAATAGAAACTTTATGGTATACACTATACtcaaattgctatgtttcgtACCAACTTTATAATTAGTACTAATACAGTTATGAATAAAGAAATGGACTAAACAACAAAGACTTTGAGTTAAAGACAGAGGGACAAGGTAGAGAGAGATTGAGACAGAAGGTGGAGATTTGTTCATACTATGATTCTCTCTTTATCAAAATTTCACATGGCAAAATCCTAGATCATGAAAATGTGTTCTGTGCTGTAATTCATTACTTTTCATTCATATTCCAGTCTCTTCACCTCCTTCTCCACGTTTctataataattattcatcaatgaGTGTATACATAAATACACTTTATCTTACTATCTATGAATGATTCATTCAATgagcattattatttttactatatAGTTGATCATAGAAGAAGGGTCATTcacattatttgatttgattagtACTTAATTATATGGGAAGTTATAGAGTCTGCGTGTGTTTCCGGCGGAGGTTTAAGTCCGGGGAGGCAGTGGCGCCTCAGGAAGTCAGGGAGATCTTCAACAAGTATGCTGAAGGTGGGGCCCACATGACTCCGGAACAGCTCCGGAGGTTTCTTGTGGAGGTTCAAGGTGAGGTTGATGATGAGAAGGATGGACTTGATACACAGAAGGTGGTGGAGGAAGTGTTGCAGAAGCGGCATCATATTACGAAGTTTGCAAGACATAATCTCACGCTTGAAGATTTTCATCATTATCTATTCTCTACTGAATTCAACCCTCCTATTAGATCTAAGGTAATGCATTTGACTTGTTTTTGTCATGTTGTTTTGATTCAACGGTTTGACTTTTGGTCAAACATCATATGTTTATGTTCTGTTTCAATTTGTTGGATTAATTGGATCTAGTTAAGGTGGATTTTAGAGGAAATAAGTGTCTCATATTTGGCATTTTTTAATGTTAGTTTCATGTTCTTCCTTGATTGTGATAATTTGAACTTGCTAGTAGTAGTGATGTTAATTGTAAACCTCTTCTCTGATTCAGGTTCATCAGGATATGACAGCTCCATTGTcgcattattttatatatactgGCCATAACTCTTATCTCACTGGAAATCAACTCAGCAGTGATTGTAGTGATATCCCCATTATAAAGGCATTGCATAGAGGTGTGAGAGTGGTTGAGCTTGATATTTGGCCTAATTCCACCAAAGATGATGTTCTTGTGCTACATGGAAGGTAATTATATTTTTCGTGGATAATGTTTGCACTGACACTTCTAATTGAAGGAGTGTCCCGGTGTCCGACATGTGTCATGTCCGACACTAACACCACACCGATACttgtgattacattgaattatgtcattttctcaaaattttatcagtGTCGACATTTCCGTGTCATTGTCGTGTCTGGTGTCTGGTGTCCGTGttagtgtccgtgcttcatccTGATCAACACAGCAAAAAATGGTTTAATTTCTATTTCCCTTTTCAATGCAGCTATATGAGCATAAAAAATCACTACTTATTTGGAATGTGTATAGTGTTGTCTCCCTTTTAATAAACTCTTAGTTTATGATTTTGAGAGTGGAAGTATAAGTAACTGATAgaacaaaaatttcatattctGCAAATCTATATAAGCTTGATGAATGAGCTATCAGAGTGTAAATCACAAGAATTTATATCTATGCACCAAAAGGATCTCTTCTGCTAAGGACTGTTCATGATTCGGTTCATGAAGGAAGACTGAACCGGAATGAACCTTTACAACAGTTTAGTAAAACTGAACTGAACCATCAATGATATAAATCAGTTTGTTAAACCGAACTGTTTCTTTGTGAACCTTGCACCTTTTCGAACTGGACAAGCTAAAGGCACACACCGTGCGCATTAACTGATTTTGGAATTTTAACAAGAACCAAAAACCGAACTATTAAACCAAACTGCACCGCACCGAGAAAACTGAATTTTGATCGACAGTTCATGAATTGAACTGAACTGAGTAATAAAAACACCAGTTCAGTTCTTGAACTGTCCGTCATAATTTGCTTCTTTTCAGTTCGGATCGGTTTAACggtttagttttttgttttttttaacagtcCTATTGTGCTGGTAATCTTTTTCTTTGACTTATAATTTTTTGCTGGTAGTTCATGCTAAATACCTAACTTTTGCATATATTCTACTTGTGTTGACCTGTGAATGTAGGACATTGACCACACCTGTTGATTTGATCAAATGTTTGAAATCCATTAAGGAACACGCGTTCTCGGCATCTCCGTACCCAGTTGTAATAACTCTGGAAGATCATCTTACCTCAGACCTTCAAGCAAAAGCTGCTCAGGTAATTTCTTATAGGTTTAACCATGCTTTCAATTTCTGTAATTATCtcgaattttattttaagtttctGTATCCTCTTTGAGGACTAAAGGCATGCAGTTTTATAACTTGTAGAGACATAAAAGTGGATACAgcgactaaaaataaaaagtgtaaaTTTTATAGGGGACTAAAAACATGTTTAATTGTTTGTTATATCTGAAAGGAGTAAATCACTCGGGttcacaatttttttggaattaatCATCATTCTCTTTCGACGTTATTAGATGATTACTCAAACATTTGGAGATATGCTGTTCTGTCCaaatgatgaaaatttaaaCAATATTCCATCACCTGAAGAATTGAAGTATAGGATCATGATATCAACAAAACCTCCAAAAGAGTACTTAAATTCCAAAAGTGTTAGGGAGAATTCTGAACAATTGctgaaatcaaaatcaaaggatTCTGATGAAGACGAATGGGGAAAGGAAGTCACTGATGTTGTACATGCACAAAATGA
Above is a genomic segment from Medicago truncatula cultivar Jemalong A17 chromosome 5, MtrunA17r5.0-ANR, whole genome shotgun sequence containing:
- the LOC11407397 gene encoding phosphoinositide phospholipase C 4, whose translation is MGSYRVCVCFRRRFKSGEAVAPQEVREIFNKYAEGGAHMTPEQLRRFLVEVQGEVDDEKDGLDTQKVVEEVLQKRHHITKFARHNLTLEDFHHYLFSTEFNPPIRSKVHQDMTAPLSHYFIYTGHNSYLTGNQLSSDCSDIPIIKALHRGVRVVELDIWPNSTKDDVLVLHGRTLTTPVDLIKCLKSIKEHAFSASPYPVVITLEDHLTSDLQAKAAQMITQTFGDMLFCPNDENLNNIPSPEELKYRIMISTKPPKEYLNSKSVRENSEQLLKSKSKDSDEDEWGKEVTDVVHAQNEDDKGDCDSHQQNDDDDESNDDEYETNHESEYKRLIAIHAGKPKGSLKEALKVEEDKVRRLSLSEQALEKAAESLGTDLIRFTQKNFLRIYPKGTRVTSSNYKPLIGWMHGAQMVAFNMQGYGRNLWLMHGMFRSNGECGYVKKPDFLMNVGPNNEVFNPKDKLEVKKTLKVKIYVGDGWSMDFKQTHFDSYSPPDFYARVGIAGVPADVTMKKTKTIEDNWIPTWEEEFTFPLTVPELALLRVEVHEYDMSETDDFAGQTCLPITELKQGIRAVPLYDRKGEKYNSVRLLMKFDFI